In Puntigrus tetrazona isolate hp1 chromosome 7, ASM1883169v1, whole genome shotgun sequence, the following are encoded in one genomic region:
- the si:ch211-119e14.1 gene encoding acidic leucine-rich nuclear phosphoprotein 32 family member B yields MATDTSVKDNTPIVITLFFLWIILVLVLLYFYKKLNADTNGQYTVQRMLFAPGGLRDRLRQGVGVVENRLGVHIWPQQRDDEENIGGHDEEDEEGEEEDKQNDSYTEEGEQQEQDDDRNDSSDDYSSVDLRERAKMQAEKKEEKEERKETEAAGEEDKCQEVKDTEKVELLVDLKPFTGSAIWSEENKDGNDLTAL; encoded by the coding sequence ATGGCTACAGACACGAGTGTTAAAGACAATACCCCGATTGTCATCACCCTCTTCTTCCTATGGATCATACTCGTTCTGGTTCTGttgtacttttataaaaaaCTTAACGCGGACACAAATGGACAGTACACCGTCCAGCGCATGCTCTTTGCCCCCGGCGGCCTACGGGATCGACTGAGACAAGGAGTCGGGGTTGTGGAGAACAGACTGGGTGTCCACATTTGGCCTCAACAGCGTGACGACGAGGAGAACATAGGAGGTCACGACGAAGAGGACGAGGAGGGTGAAGAAGAGGACAAACAGAATGACAGTTACACAGAGGAGGGGGAGCAACAAGAACAAGATGACGACAGGAATGATTCTTCAGATGACTATTCCAGCGTTGACCTGAGGGAGAGGGCGAAGATGCAGGCGgaaaagaaagaggagaagGAGGAAAGGAAGGAGACGGAGGCGGCGGGAGAGGAGGATAAATGTCAGGAGGTGAAGGATACAGAGAAAGTGGAGCTGCTCGTAGATCTGAAGCCGTTTACAGGTAGTGCAATTTGGTCTGAGGAGAACAAAGATGGGAATGACTTGACTGCTTTGTGA